The following proteins come from a genomic window of Nothobranchius furzeri strain GRZ-AD chromosome 1, NfurGRZ-RIMD1, whole genome shotgun sequence:
- the znf711 gene encoding zinc finger protein 711, translating to MDQGGGVLELHTQELKMPHAMIMQDFVAGMGGLAHIDGEHIVVSVPEGMLLSDVMTDEGILLEHELEVEGLETQVVEGLEAEVVEGLEAEVVEGLEAEVVGGLHTNVEGLEAEVVEELQTHVVELEAQVVEDLEGEVEVEGLETHVVEGLETEVDVEGLEAHVVEGLEEEVEVDGLETEGVEELEVDVESLQSQGVEAHEMVTEDMVPSGHSVIMPDNILGTEVAIEESLDVHHHHVLTSDLIQDSNHHDDMADQVFVAELLSEHPDDALDHQLVSEGLMVAEGSSKTIIHQQLTTEAVPLQTDEEDDARSSSEDYLMISLDEVGEKLDIGDTPLEITTEVMEDKEIKEEDDDSEVIKVYIFKAEADDDLGGTEVITEDDYQNSHPDLEAASSGRLGVGRDKMVYMAVKNPLKEEEDDDDDESDDDDDDDNISNTIDPVNNGVATPFLQIREGLGTNSVLKPKARKKKKGDARQCQTAVIIGPDGMPLTVYPCHICGKKFRSRGFLKCHMKNHPDHLLKKKYQCTDCDFTTNKKISFHNHLESHKLLSHNSERSPEYTEYARRYHESSPLGSDKLIVKDREPKLHHCKYCDYETAEQGLLNRHMLAVHSKNFAHVCVECAKGFRHPSELKKHMRTHTGEKPYHCPHCEFRCADQSNLKTHIKGKHGADLPFKCIHCPQAYADARELQRHIEMVQGHKTHQCPHCEHKSTNSSDLKRHIISVHTKDFPHQCDVCEKGFHRPSELKKHAETHKGSKVHQCRHCNFNAPDTFTLSRHILSLHTKDLPFKCKRCRRSFRQPAELKKHMKTHSGRKVYQCQYCEYNSTDASGFKRHVISIHTKDYPHRCDYCTKGFRRPSEKSQHIARHHKDMMM from the exons TTGCAGGCATGGGAGGTTTGGCTCACATTGATGGAGAACACATTGTTGTGTCTGTACCTGAGGGAATGCTTCTGTCTGATGTAATGACCGACGAGGGCATCCTCCTGGAGCATGAACTGGAGGTGGAAGGTCTGGAGACTCAAGTAGTTGAAGGACTGGAGGCTGAGGTGGTTGAAGGACTGGAGGCCGAGGTGGTTGAAGGACTGGAGGCTGAGGTGGTGGGGGGTTTACATACTAATGTAGAGGGCTTGGAGGCTGAAGTTGTGGAAGAGCTACAGACACATGTGGTAGAGTTAGAAGCTCAGGTTGTTGAGGATCTTGAGGGTGAGGTTGAAGTTGAGGGTCTGGAGACACATGTGGTTGAGGGGCTGGAGACTGAGGTAGATGTGGAGGGTCTGGAAGCTCATGTAGTTGAAGGTCTTGAAGAAGAAGTTGAAGTTGATGGTTTAGAAACTGAGGGGGTGGAAGAGCTGGAGGTAGATGTGGAAAGTCTTCAGTCTCAAGGGGTTGAGGCCCATGAAATGGTGACTGAAGATATGGTCCCCTCAGGACACAGTGTAATCATGCCTGACAATATCCTGGGGACAGAGGTTGCAATTGAGGAGTCCTTGGACGTCCACCACCATCATGTCTTAACATCAGACCTGATCCAGGACTCAAATCATCATGATGACATGGCAGACCAAGTGTTTGTGGCAGAGCTTCTGTCTGAGCACCCAGATGACGCATTAGACCACCAGCTTGTATCAGAAGGTCTAATGGTGGCAGAAGGCAGCTCGAAGACTATTATTCATCAACAGCTGACAACTGAGGCTGTTCCCCTGCAGacggatgaggaggatgatgcaAGAAGCAGTTCTGAGGATTACCTCATGATCTCCC TTGATGAGGTGGGTGAGAAATTGGATATAGGAGACACTCCACTGGAGATCACCACCGAAGTCATGGAGGACAAAGAAATCAAAGAGGAGGATGACGACTCTGAGGTCATAAAAGTCTACATTTTTAAGGCTGAAGCAGATGATGATTTAG GTGGAACAGAGGTAATAACGGAGGACGATTACCAGAACAGCCATCCTGATCTGGAAGCAGCATCATCAGGCAGACTGGGAGTGGGCCGTGACAAGATGGTCTACATGGCTGTTAAGAACCCTCTAAAGGAAGAAGaagacgatgacgatgatgagagtgatgatgatgatgatgatgacaacatcA GTAATACTATTGATCCGGTGAACAATGGAGTTGCTACACCTTTTCTTCAGATCCGCGAGGGACTGGGCACAAACAGCGTGCTCAAACCAAAGGctaggaagaagaagaaaggagacGCACGTCAGTGTCAGACtg CTGTCATCATTGGACCAGATGGGATGCCTTTAACTGTCTACCCTTGCCACATATGTGGAAAGAAGTTTCGCTCACGGGGATTTCTCAAATGCCATATGAAAAACCACCCAGACCATCTGCTCAAGAAGAAGTACCAGTGTACAGACTGTGACTTCACCACCAACAAGAAGATCAGTTTCCACAATCACTTGGAGAGTCACAAGCTCCTAAGCCACAACAGTGAGCGATCTCCAGAATATACAGAGTACGCACGGCGATACCACGAGTCCAGCCCCTTGGGCTCTGACAAGCTCATCGTTAAGGACCGGGAGCCCAAACTGCATCACTGCAAATACTGCGATTATGAGACAGCAGAACAGGGTTTGCTCAACCGCCACATGTTAGCAGTGCACAGTAAGAactttgcacatgtgtgtgttgAATGCGCTAAAGGCTTCCGTCACCCGTCAGAGCTGAAGAAACACATGCGGACCCACACGGGCGAGAAGCCCTACCACTGTCCGCACTGCGAGTTCCGCTGTGCTGATCAGTCTAATCTAAAGACTCACATAAAGGGCAAGCATGGCGCCGATCTGCCCTTCAAGTGCATCCATTGTCCCCAAGCTTACGCTGATGCTCGTGAACTCCAGCGCCACATAGAGATGGTGCAAGGGCACAAGACCCACCAGTGTCCACATTGTGAGCACAAGAGCACCAACTCCAGTGACCTTAAACGGCACATCATCTCGGTTCACACCAAAGACTTCCCCCATCAATGCGACGTATGTGAGAAAGGTTTTCATAGGCCCTCGGAATTGAAGAAACACGCAGAGACACACAAAGGGAGCAAGGTGCACCAGTGTCGACATTGTAACTTCAACGCTCCCGACACCTTTACCTTGAGTCGCCACATTCTGTCGCTGCACACAAAGGACCTTCCCTTTAAGTGCAAACGCTGCCGGCGAAGCTTCCGGCAGCCCGCTGAGCTGAAGAAGCACATGAAGACACACAGCGGTAGGAAGGTTTATCAGTGCCAGTATTGTGAATATAACAGTACAGACGCTTCTGGCTTCAAGCGCCACGTCATCTCTATTCACACCAAGGACTATCCCCACCGTTGTGACTACTGCACCAAGGGCTTCAGGAGGCCGTCAGAGAAGAGCCAGCACATAGCCAGGCACCACAAAGACATGATGATGTAA